In a genomic window of Bordetella petrii:
- a CDS encoding aldo/keto reductase has product MKYRRLGASNLRVSPLCLGTMMFGQQTPDDEAASIVASAREAGLNFIDTADVYNQGRSEEVVGKLLAGQRHDWVLATKIGNAVARAPNRSHYSRQWIMQGVDASLTRLGTDYIDILYLHRDFHEENLEEAVRAMGDLVRAGKLRSFGLSNFRGWRIAEVIRLCRELGVPQPVVCQPYYNMLNRGPEVEILPACGHYGLGVVPYSPIARGVLTGKYAPGQPPAADTRAGRGDKRILDTEFREESLQIAAELTAYCEGRGVRPGHFATAWVLANPLITAVIAGPRTLTQMQDYYAALDLQITPQEEAMVNAWVTPGHASTPGYNDPSYPFYGRPVEAAQA; this is encoded by the coding sequence ATGAAATACCGTCGTCTCGGCGCCAGCAATCTGCGCGTTTCTCCGTTGTGCCTGGGCACCATGATGTTCGGCCAGCAGACGCCTGACGACGAGGCCGCGAGCATCGTCGCCTCGGCGCGCGAGGCCGGGCTGAATTTCATCGATACGGCCGACGTTTATAACCAGGGCCGCTCGGAGGAAGTGGTGGGCAAGCTGCTGGCCGGGCAGCGCCACGACTGGGTGCTGGCCACCAAAATCGGCAATGCCGTCGCCCGCGCGCCCAACCGCTCGCATTATTCGCGCCAGTGGATCATGCAGGGCGTTGATGCCAGCCTGACGCGGCTGGGCACCGACTACATCGACATCCTGTACCTGCACCGCGATTTTCACGAAGAAAACCTCGAAGAGGCGGTGCGCGCCATGGGCGACCTGGTGCGGGCCGGCAAGCTGCGCAGTTTCGGGTTGTCGAATTTTCGTGGCTGGCGCATTGCCGAGGTCATCCGGCTGTGCCGTGAGCTGGGCGTGCCCCAGCCAGTGGTGTGCCAGCCGTACTACAACATGCTCAACCGCGGCCCCGAGGTCGAGATTCTGCCGGCCTGTGGCCATTACGGGCTGGGCGTGGTGCCATACAGCCCCATTGCGCGGGGCGTGCTTACCGGCAAGTACGCGCCGGGGCAGCCCCCGGCGGCCGATACCCGCGCCGGGCGCGGCGACAAGCGCATCCTGGACACCGAGTTCCGCGAGGAATCGCTGCAGATCGCGGCCGAACTCACGGCTTATTGCGAAGGGCGCGGCGTGCGGCCCGGACATTTCGCCACCGCGTGGGTGTTGGCCAATCCGCTGATCACCGCCGTGATCGCCGGGCCGCGCACGCTGACGCAGATGCAGGACTACTACGCCGCGCTAGACCTGCAGATCACCCCGCAGGAAGAAGCCATGGTGAACGCGTGGGTGACGCCCGGCCATGCGTCCACGCCGGGCTACAACGACCCCAGCTATCCGTTCTACGGCCGCCCGGTCGAGGCGGCGCAGGCGTAG
- a CDS encoding class II aldolase/adducin family protein: MTKSGVLQIPSMRGRCTEAEWKARVDLAACYRLVELYGMADMMANHISVRVPDEENAFLINAYGMMYEEITASSLIKVDLAGNILAKPDFGELDYGINKAGYVIHSAVHGARHDVDCVIHTHSWASMAVSSLACGLLPSTQTAMRFLKIGYHDYQGVVLDTKEQASLIEDLGNGEALILRNHGALTVGRTVGEAFNWMHRLELASRAQLAAQATQQPLQQVPQHILEETWNNYQPGTRRPYGVMEWPALLRKLDRLDSSYRE, encoded by the coding sequence ATGACCAAGAGCGGCGTATTGCAGATTCCGTCAATGCGGGGCCGGTGTACGGAAGCTGAATGGAAAGCCCGCGTCGACCTCGCCGCCTGTTACCGGCTGGTAGAGTTGTACGGCATGGCCGACATGATGGCCAACCACATCTCGGTGCGCGTGCCCGACGAAGAAAACGCCTTCCTCATCAATGCCTACGGCATGATGTACGAAGAAATCACCGCGTCCAGCCTGATCAAGGTCGACCTGGCCGGCAACATCCTGGCCAAGCCCGATTTCGGCGAACTCGACTACGGCATCAACAAGGCCGGCTATGTCATCCACAGCGCCGTGCACGGCGCCCGCCACGACGTCGACTGTGTCATCCATACCCATAGCTGGGCCTCGATGGCCGTGTCGTCGCTGGCGTGCGGACTGCTGCCCAGCACCCAGACGGCAATGCGCTTCCTGAAGATCGGCTACCACGACTACCAGGGCGTGGTGCTGGACACCAAGGAACAGGCCTCGCTGATCGAAGACCTGGGCAACGGCGAAGCGCTCATCCTGCGCAATCATGGGGCCCTGACGGTGGGCCGCACGGTGGGCGAGGCCTTCAACTGGATGCACCGCCTGGAACTGGCCAGCCGCGCGCAACTGGCCGCGCAGGCCACGCAGCAGCCGCTGCAGCAAGTACCGCAACACATTCTGGAAGAAACCTGGAACAACTACCAGCCCGGAACGCGACGCCCCTACGGCGTCATGGAATGGCCGGCATTGCTGCGCAAGCTGGACCGGCTGGACAGCAGCTACCGGGAATGA
- a CDS encoding Hsp20/alpha crystallin family protein: MTVRAGPALAARAGAAAPPAARPPLAHGLKYADSPPDTNYGHEGKFMRSRDFSSWIWGDALSLLEHAERLHRQLLRAGPADAPHWEPPVDVIETPAAVMVYVALPGVPADTLVVAFDPGGITVSGLRPMPCAANARIHRFEIPYGRFRRRIPLPLHALEPESSELVDGCLVLTLNKMREAP; the protein is encoded by the coding sequence ATGACCGTACGGGCCGGTCCGGCGCTTGCTGCGCGGGCCGGCGCGGCGGCGCCGCCGGCGGCTCGCCCGCCCCTTGCGCATGGCTTGAAATACGCCGACTCGCCGCCAGATACGAACTATGGCCACGAGGGCAAGTTCATGAGATCGCGCGATTTTTCATCCTGGATCTGGGGCGACGCGCTGTCGCTGCTGGAACACGCCGAACGCCTGCATCGCCAGTTGCTGCGCGCCGGCCCCGCCGATGCCCCTCACTGGGAGCCGCCGGTGGACGTCATCGAAACCCCGGCTGCCGTCATGGTCTATGTGGCCTTGCCCGGCGTGCCCGCCGATACCCTGGTGGTGGCTTTCGATCCCGGCGGCATCACCGTGTCGGGCCTGCGGCCCATGCCTTGCGCGGCCAACGCCCGCATCCACCGCTTTGAAATTCCCTACGGCCGCTTTCGCCGCCGCATTCCCTTGCCCCTGCATGCGCTCGAACCCGAGTCGTCCGAGCTGGTGGACGGCTGCCTGGTCTTGACCCTGAACAAAATGAGGGAGGCTCCATGA